One Chthoniobacterales bacterium genomic window carries:
- a CDS encoding right-handed parallel beta-helix repeat-containing protein, with protein sequence MRTTNVGMNRDAGCPGRRSVCVILSLIAAGASVMSGCNNNPEQPKAGEQAESVPDHHSDAHLQRVLNWTDAERQAASDAARKVQQDLNAAIAAKAPHFRIPPGDYTEWMVPGQGGHRSVLTVTGAENMRIDATGATIWTSGEQPSSAAVFDTCRNITVSGLTMDMIRAPFIQGVVSQIIPDGFSAGNDKIIVDVEKGFSSKSAGVGRQWHMRRDGGVMPYPEKLNAMDDPDLPPGKAAWIYRGNAAGAVEIGDRLSVHDKNNSGGVVILNCGGMHFTDLTVFSSGSFCVWEKGDRAPGGNTYTRMKIIPRPGSTRIGVGAADGFHSFNQHKGPMLTDCEIARTHDDGINIHGFINVVVDVLPDGRCVLASIHGRDYDIGTELILRQAPDMKPLATAKVTAWEAFDKAEGLKLYERMQERYKQEFGTPIRDVIKPEFCAVTLDSPVELAVLDMAISQEYTGRGTRITNLHMHEGCNRGILLKAPDSIVEGSRFENISFGGLSLATGVTEFLEGGLPSHTKILGNTFTNCGPSVFGFDFADGVIWAAWGAISLSPCLPPFHQEAFLHLTPQILYEDIEIRGNRIIDTQGLPIFIGNSRGVTVADNVIVRPFQATPEKLCFLDLTRPGVIEQKFAPPVPGELIPVLREPFYGIFISASDEVTLTGNRVEEAPPFFKGLHVAGPWNGKIHVP encoded by the coding sequence CGGCAGGCGCATCCGTCATGTCGGGTTGCAACAACAATCCGGAACAGCCCAAAGCAGGCGAACAAGCTGAGAGCGTGCCGGATCACCACAGCGACGCGCATCTCCAGCGGGTTTTGAACTGGACTGATGCCGAACGCCAGGCCGCCTCCGACGCGGCGCGCAAAGTGCAGCAGGACCTCAATGCGGCGATCGCGGCGAAGGCGCCACATTTCCGCATCCCCCCAGGCGATTACACCGAGTGGATGGTGCCGGGGCAAGGCGGACACCGCAGCGTGCTCACGGTGACCGGCGCGGAGAACATGCGCATCGATGCCACCGGAGCCACCATCTGGACCTCCGGCGAACAACCCTCATCGGCCGCGGTGTTTGACACTTGCAGGAACATCACAGTGAGTGGTCTCACCATGGACATGATCAGGGCGCCGTTCATCCAGGGAGTCGTCTCGCAGATCATTCCCGATGGATTCTCTGCCGGAAACGACAAGATCATCGTCGATGTCGAAAAAGGGTTTTCCAGCAAATCGGCCGGCGTCGGCCGCCAATGGCACATGCGCCGCGACGGCGGCGTGATGCCTTATCCCGAGAAGCTCAATGCGATGGATGACCCCGATCTGCCGCCCGGCAAGGCGGCGTGGATCTATCGCGGGAATGCAGCGGGTGCTGTTGAGATCGGCGACCGTCTTTCGGTTCACGACAAAAACAACAGCGGCGGAGTGGTGATCCTCAACTGTGGCGGCATGCACTTTACGGATTTGACCGTCTTTTCATCCGGCTCCTTCTGTGTCTGGGAAAAAGGCGATCGGGCACCGGGCGGAAACACCTACACGCGGATGAAAATCATCCCGCGCCCGGGTTCCACCCGCATCGGTGTCGGCGCGGCCGACGGCTTCCATTCCTTCAATCAGCACAAAGGGCCGATGCTGACAGACTGTGAGATCGCGCGAACCCACGACGACGGCATCAACATCCACGGCTTCATCAACGTGGTGGTGGATGTCCTTCCCGATGGCCGCTGTGTCCTGGCCAGCATCCATGGCCGCGATTATGACATCGGCACCGAGTTGATCCTCCGCCAGGCTCCCGACATGAAGCCGCTGGCCACGGCTAAGGTGACCGCATGGGAGGCATTTGACAAAGCCGAAGGGCTCAAACTCTACGAGCGGATGCAGGAGCGCTACAAACAAGAGTTCGGCACGCCGATCCGCGACGTGATCAAACCCGAATTCTGCGCGGTCACCCTCGACAGCCCGGTGGAACTTGCAGTCCTCGACATGGCCATCTCCCAAGAATACACCGGACGCGGCACCCGCATCACCAATCTTCACATGCATGAAGGATGCAACCGCGGCATTTTGCTCAAAGCCCCCGACTCGATTGTCGAAGGAAGCCGATTCGAAAACATCAGCTTTGGAGGCCTGTCGCTGGCCACCGGAGTGACGGAATTTCTCGAAGGCGGCCTTCCCAGCCACACAAAAATTCTCGGCAATACCTTCACCAACTGCGGGCCGAGCGTCTTCGGCTTTGATTTTGCCGATGGAGTGATCTGGGCGGCATGGGGCGCGATCTCGCTGTCGCCCTGCCTGCCGCCGTTCCACCAGGAAGCCTTTCTCCACCTGACTCCTCAAATCCTCTACGAAGACATCGAGATCCGGGGCAACCGGATCATCGACACCCAGGGCCTGCCCATCTTCATCGGCAACAGCCGTGGCGTGACCGTCGCCGACAACGTGATCGTCCGGCCCTTCCAAGCTACGCCTGAAAAGCTGTGCTTCCTCGACCTGACCCGGCCAGGAGTGATCGAGCAAAAATTCGCCCCGCCCGTGCCGGGGGAGCTGATACCCGTGCTGCGCGAGCCGTTTTACGGCATCTTTATTTCCGCCAGCGATGAGGTCACCCTCACCGGAAACCGTGTCGAGGAAGCGCCGCCGTTCTTCAAGGGCCTGCATGTTGCCGGACCATGGAACGGAAAGATCCACGTCCCATAA